A genomic region of Nitrospirota bacterium contains the following coding sequences:
- a CDS encoding UbiA-like polyprenyltransferase — MVKNKALLYLRMIKFSHSVFALPFAFTGALLAAAGIPAAGALFWITVAMVGARSGAMGLNRIIDRRIDAQNPRTAGREIPSGKIRAGEAAVFTLISFGIMLLAAYKLNDLCLKLSPLAIAVLVLYSYTKRFTWLAHFVLGIAISAAPLGAWVAVRGTFDAEILPLSLGVVFWLAGFDILYALQDMEFDRAYGLHSIPQRFGVAATLLLARVFHAVTWSLLALTGALFDLGPAYWAGMLIVAGLLVYEHSLVKADDLSRLDMAFFNMNGYISITVFIVTLVAVIS, encoded by the coding sequence ATGGTCAAAAATAAGGCCCTCCTCTACCTGCGGATGATAAAATTCTCCCACTCGGTCTTCGCGCTCCCCTTCGCCTTTACCGGGGCGCTCCTCGCCGCAGCCGGAATCCCGGCAGCGGGAGCACTCTTCTGGATCACTGTCGCCATGGTCGGCGCCCGTTCGGGCGCCATGGGGCTGAACAGGATCATCGACCGGAGGATCGACGCGCAGAACCCGAGGACAGCGGGCAGGGAGATCCCTTCGGGGAAGATACGCGCCGGTGAGGCGGCGGTCTTCACCCTCATCTCGTTCGGCATCATGCTCCTCGCTGCGTATAAGCTCAACGACCTCTGCCTGAAGCTCTCGCCGCTCGCTATCGCGGTCCTTGTGCTCTATTCGTACACCAAACGGTTTACCTGGCTCGCCCATTTTGTGCTGGGCATTGCCATCTCTGCAGCGCCTCTCGGCGCATGGGTCGCGGTGCGGGGGACCTTCGATGCCGAGATCCTGCCGCTCAGCCTCGGCGTCGTCTTCTGGCTCGCCGGTTTCGATATCCTTTATGCGCTCCAGGACATGGAGTTCGACCGCGCCTACGGGCTCCATTCGATCCCCCAGCGGTTCGGCGTTGCCGCCACCCTGCTCCTGGCGAGGGTATTCCACGCGGTCACCTGGTCGCTCCTTGCTCTGACCGGGGCGCTCTTCGATCTCGGCCCTGCCTACTGGGCCGGCATGCTCATCGTCGCAGGACTGCTGGTCTATGAGCACTCCCTGGTGAAGGCGGATGACCTGAGCAGGCTCGACATGGCGTTCTTCAATATGAACGGCTACATCAGCATCACTGTCTTCATTGTTACCCTCGTCGCCGTGATATCGTGA
- a CDS encoding amidohydrolase family protein, translating into MEKADYIICGDYVVTMDERLSVLRDGAVAVGGTTVLAVDARDAVMKKYDARHIVAGEGRVVMPGLVNTHTHAAMVYFRGLADDLPLKEWLEGHIWPAEGKWLSAGFVGDAVELACLEMLKAGITTYNDMYFFGDSAAQSTRRLGMRAVLGVGIVDFPTMTAATADEYLGNAARFIDAWKGDELITPCIAPHSAYACGPETLRRVKALADERDVLVTTHLSETAWEVGELQSRFGKRPAEHLDALGLLDERLLAAHCVWLDEQEIALLARKRVGVSHCIESNLKLASGFAPVPEMLRAGIPVTFGTDGAASNNTLDIFGELSVAAKVHKALAKDPTVLDAKTALLMATRWGAEALHLADRIGSIERGKRADLITLDLRKPHLTPLYDIYSHLAYAAKASDVETVFVNGARVVSNGALQTGDEQELLRKAAAWAERIRACNSRS; encoded by the coding sequence ATGGAGAAGGCTGATTATATCATCTGCGGCGATTATGTGGTGACTATGGATGAGCGTCTGAGCGTGCTCAGGGATGGCGCTGTGGCGGTCGGTGGTACGACGGTCCTCGCGGTCGATGCCCGCGACGCCGTAATGAAGAAGTATGATGCCCGGCATATCGTGGCGGGCGAGGGGAGGGTGGTGATGCCCGGGCTCGTCAATACCCATACGCATGCGGCGATGGTCTATTTCAGGGGGCTGGCGGACGATCTCCCCCTGAAGGAGTGGCTCGAAGGGCATATATGGCCTGCCGAGGGAAAATGGCTCAGCGCCGGCTTCGTCGGCGATGCGGTGGAGCTCGCCTGCCTCGAGATGCTCAAGGCCGGCATCACCACCTATAACGACATGTACTTCTTCGGCGACAGCGCGGCGCAGAGCACCAGGCGGCTCGGTATGAGGGCGGTGCTCGGCGTCGGGATCGTCGATTTCCCGACCATGACGGCGGCGACCGCCGATGAATACCTGGGCAATGCCGCGCGGTTCATCGATGCGTGGAAGGGAGACGAGCTGATCACCCCGTGCATCGCCCCGCATTCGGCCTATGCCTGCGGCCCCGAGACACTCCGGCGGGTGAAGGCGCTTGCGGATGAACGGGACGTGCTCGTAACGACGCATCTTTCCGAGACGGCGTGGGAGGTGGGTGAGCTGCAGTCGCGGTTCGGAAAGCGGCCGGCCGAACATCTCGATGCCCTCGGCCTTCTCGACGAGCGGCTGCTTGCCGCCCACTGTGTGTGGCTCGATGAGCAGGAGATCGCCCTGCTCGCCCGGAAGCGCGTCGGCGTCTCGCACTGCATCGAGAGCAATCTGAAGCTCGCCTCGGGCTTTGCACCGGTCCCGGAGATGCTGCGCGCCGGGATACCCGTGACCTTCGGCACCGACGGCGCTGCGAGCAACAATACCCTCGATATCTTCGGCGAGCTCTCGGTGGCTGCAAAGGTGCACAAAGCCCTTGCCAAGGACCCCACGGTGCTCGACGCGAAGACGGCGCTCCTCATGGCGACGCGCTGGGGCGCTGAAGCGCTCCACCTCGCTGACCGCATCGGGAGCATCGAGAGGGGCAAGCGGGCGGACCTCATCACCCTCGATCTGAGAAAGCCCCACCTCACGCCGCTCTACGATATCTATTCCCACCTGGCCTACGCTGCCAAAGCATCCGATGTCGAGACCGTCTTCGTCAACGGCGCCCGTGTCGTCAGCAACGGCGCGCTCCAGACCGGCGATGAACAGGAGTTGCTGCGCAAGGCGGCTGCATGGGCTGAGAGGATCAGGGCCTGCAATTCGCGGAGCTGA